From the Pectobacterium carotovorum genome, one window contains:
- a CDS encoding LuxR family transcriptional regulator, translating to MSVFCSDNEIINNTIKSYLGRKLKQYGDLKYAYMIMNKKNPSQVVIISNYPQEWVNTYKENNYQHIDPVILTAINKVSPFSWEDNIVINSKLKFSKIFNLSKEYDIVNGYTFVLHDNNNNLAALSIMFEEHSPTDMESIVEENKDKLQMLLIAIHEKITTLYKEMTQSPQSRKQGDKEIFSQRENEILYWASMGKTYPEIALILDIKISTVKFHIGNVVKKLGVLNAKHAIRLGVELQLIKPEPL from the coding sequence ATGTCTGTATTTTGCTCTGATAATGAAATTATCAATAACACGATAAAAAGCTATCTCGGCCGAAAGTTAAAGCAGTATGGCGACCTGAAATACGCTTATATGATCATGAACAAGAAGAACCCATCTCAGGTTGTGATCATCTCAAATTACCCGCAGGAATGGGTTAATACCTATAAAGAAAATAACTATCAGCATATCGACCCGGTTATTTTGACGGCGATAAATAAAGTCTCGCCGTTCTCCTGGGAAGACAATATTGTTATTAACTCTAAACTGAAGTTCTCCAAGATTTTTAATCTGTCAAAAGAGTACGATATTGTTAATGGCTACACCTTTGTCTTGCATGACAACAATAATAATCTGGCGGCGCTATCGATTATGTTTGAAGAGCACTCGCCAACGGATATGGAAAGTATTGTTGAGGAAAACAAAGACAAGCTGCAAATGCTGCTCATTGCCATTCATGAAAAAATCACCACGCTTTACAAAGAGATGACGCAAAGTCCTCAGAGCAGAAAACAAGGCGACAAAGAGATTTTCTCCCAGCGTGAAAATGAAATTCTGTACTGGGCCAGCATGGGAAAAACCTACCCGGAAATTGCGCTGATTCTGGATATCAAAATCAGCACCGTGAAATTCCATATTGGCAATGTGGTAAAAAAACTGGGCGTGCTGAATGCCAAACATGCCATCAGGCTGGGCGTAGAATTGCAGCTCATCAAGCCGGAACCGTTATAA
- a CDS encoding TetR/AcrR family transcriptional regulator — protein MKVRTKARREAIVKTAAQLFQEMGYERATMNELAKRVGGSKATLYGYFSTKEALFTAVVREHATMHLSEATAELATDTLASETLEAQLTRFGERVLYVLTNDSSAMAIYRMVVAEAGHSDIGSLFYESGPKENVDKLSELMAAAIARQALKPGDPRVRALQFLALLTAEIDDRIFHRHLQPMNLERIREIVGNAVSMFMAGAAA, from the coding sequence ATGAAAGTCCGAACTAAGGCTCGTCGGGAAGCCATCGTTAAAACGGCGGCGCAGCTTTTTCAGGAAATGGGCTATGAACGGGCCACCATGAATGAGCTGGCGAAGCGGGTCGGCGGTTCCAAAGCGACGCTGTATGGCTATTTCTCAACCAAAGAGGCGCTGTTTACGGCGGTTGTTCGTGAACATGCGACGATGCATCTGTCCGAGGCAACGGCGGAGCTGGCGACGGATACGCTGGCATCCGAAACGCTGGAAGCACAGCTGACGCGCTTCGGCGAACGCGTTCTGTATGTGTTGACCAACGATAGTAGCGCGATGGCGATTTATCGCATGGTTGTGGCAGAAGCTGGACATTCCGATATTGGTTCGCTGTTTTATGAGTCAGGCCCGAAAGAGAATGTCGATAAACTTTCTGAGCTGATGGCGGCGGCGATAGCGCGACAGGCGCTGAAGCCGGGGGATCCACGTGTGCGGGCGCTGCAATTTTTGGCGCTGCTGACGGCAGAAATCGATGACCGCATATTCCACCGTCATTTACAGCCCATGAACCTCGAACGCATTCGTGAAATCGTAGGGAATGCGGTCAGTATGTTTATGGCCGGTGCGGCGGCGTAA
- a CDS encoding PqiC family protein, translating to MKRATRLLSLIVIASLSACSSPPVRYHTLLSPAAPAVTTAHSAPFFIDVLPVGVPAQLDTSQRVVRQGDSGAVVLDNERWLSPLGEEIRTALSANLVQRLNTQDVSGLVRPADTPVVRIHLQVRRFDSWPGQSVTFDADWSLSAIGEEDERARLLCRSQFTEQAGGGDIPMLHAQQQIIARLADHIATTATRWMPDRKGSCLTPPHRP from the coding sequence ATGAAGCGTGCGACACGACTCTTATCGCTTATCGTTATTGCATCGCTGAGCGCCTGTTCGTCGCCTCCGGTGCGTTATCACACGCTGCTGTCACCCGCGGCACCAGCGGTAACCACGGCGCACTCAGCCCCCTTTTTCATCGATGTGCTGCCCGTTGGCGTGCCAGCGCAGCTTGATACGTCGCAGCGTGTTGTTCGACAGGGTGACAGCGGCGCCGTCGTACTGGATAACGAACGTTGGCTCAGCCCTCTGGGTGAAGAAATCCGTACCGCGCTTTCCGCCAATCTGGTGCAGCGTCTCAACACGCAGGATGTTTCAGGATTGGTGCGTCCGGCAGACACACCGGTGGTCAGAATCCACCTTCAGGTTCGGCGATTTGATAGCTGGCCCGGTCAGTCTGTGACGTTTGACGCCGACTGGAGCTTAAGCGCCATCGGGGAAGAAGATGAGCGCGCCCGATTGCTCTGCCGTAGCCAGTTTACCGAACAGGCAGGTGGCGGTGATATCCCCATGCTGCACGCTCAACAGCAGATCATCGCGCGGCTGGCGGATCACATCGCGACAACGGCAACCCGCTGGATGCCGGATCGCAAAGGAAGCTGCCTTACGCCGCCGCACCGGCCATAA
- a CDS encoding intermembrane transport protein PqiB — protein MIHEHPGDPVIVRQRWRISLIWLVPALAMLTGLAMLIHTWSDTGPEIVISFQSATGLEAGRTIVKYKDVAVGTVKDISLSPDSKQVLVTVLLNKNAENLAHADSRFWVVRPRVGINGVTGIDTLLSGAYIGADKGESTQGETRFVGLESPPAVINGMPGSRFIIQADDLGSLDSGSPVYYRRIPVGRVASYQLNRDGRSVQLQVFIDAPYDRFVTPNTRFWNASGVDLSVDANGFRLRTQTLAAVMAGGIAFSTPDLDSAVTRPEPLTTYKLASDRESALSPPDGPPILFKLRFDRSLHGLEIGAPVEFSSVKIGNVTAIELDYRKTGYRFPTVVSIEVFPNRLGNVLDKLPKSATSLEQQTAEFTRDLVEHGLRAQVAPSNLLTGQLYISLDFVPDAAKTPFDINARPLVLPTVNGGFDRLQTQMASIIGKIDNLPLDEIGRNMNTTLVEANKALRQVNGQTLPEANRLMKNMQLAARRAQDVLEEDSPMQLGITQSLQEIQRTLRALRSLAEQIDRHPESLLQGRPDDASPTANRDSLSREGSSR, from the coding sequence ATGATCCACGAACACCCCGGCGATCCAGTGATCGTTCGCCAACGCTGGCGAATCTCCTTGATCTGGCTGGTACCGGCGCTCGCGATGCTAACGGGACTCGCCATGTTGATCCACACCTGGTCGGATACCGGACCGGAGATCGTGATTTCCTTCCAGAGCGCTACTGGCCTTGAGGCAGGTCGCACCATCGTCAAATACAAAGACGTGGCGGTAGGCACCGTAAAAGACATCTCGCTGAGCCCGGACAGTAAGCAGGTTCTCGTCACGGTGCTGCTCAATAAAAATGCGGAAAATCTGGCGCATGCCGATAGCCGCTTCTGGGTGGTTCGCCCGCGCGTCGGTATCAACGGCGTGACGGGTATCGACACTCTGCTTTCCGGTGCTTACATCGGGGCCGATAAAGGCGAGTCGACTCAGGGAGAAACCCGCTTTGTCGGTTTAGAGTCGCCGCCCGCGGTGATTAACGGCATGCCGGGCAGCCGTTTTATCATTCAGGCCGACGATCTTGGATCGCTGGATAGCGGTTCACCGGTTTACTATCGCCGTATTCCCGTCGGCCGCGTCGCGTCCTATCAGTTAAACCGCGATGGTCGCAGCGTCCAGCTTCAGGTTTTTATCGACGCGCCCTATGACCGCTTTGTTACGCCAAATACCCGCTTCTGGAATGCCAGCGGCGTGGATCTCTCGGTTGACGCCAACGGCTTTCGCCTCAGAACGCAAACCCTCGCTGCTGTGATGGCTGGTGGTATCGCGTTTTCTACCCCCGATCTGGACAGCGCAGTTACCCGCCCGGAACCGCTGACAACCTACAAACTGGCGAGCGATCGGGAATCAGCCCTATCACCGCCCGACGGTCCGCCAATCCTCTTCAAACTCCGCTTCGATCGTTCGCTGCACGGTCTGGAGATCGGTGCACCCGTTGAATTCTCCAGCGTCAAAATCGGCAACGTGACCGCCATTGAGCTGGATTACCGCAAAACGGGCTATCGCTTCCCGACGGTCGTCAGTATTGAAGTGTTCCCTAACCGTCTCGGCAACGTACTGGACAAGCTGCCTAAGTCAGCGACATCGCTCGAACAGCAAACTGCCGAATTTACCCGCGATCTGGTGGAACACGGCCTGCGTGCACAGGTTGCACCGAGCAATTTGCTGACCGGACAGCTCTATATCTCACTCGATTTTGTACCCGATGCCGCGAAAACACCTTTCGATATCAACGCCCGTCCGTTGGTTTTACCCACCGTCAATGGCGGATTTGATCGGCTACAAACGCAGATGGCCAGCATCATCGGCAAGATCGACAACCTGCCGCTGGATGAGATTGGCCGCAACATGAACACCACGCTGGTAGAAGCCAATAAAGCGCTGCGACAGGTCAACGGGCAGACATTACCGGAAGCCAATCGGTTGATGAAAAACATGCAGTTGGCCGCACGCCGCGCACAGGATGTGCTGGAAGAGGATTCACCGATGCAGTTGGGCATCACGCAGTCATTACAGGAAATTCAGCGCACGCTACGCGCCCTGCGCAGCCTGGCCGAACAGATCGACCGTCACCCGGAATCGCTGCTGCAAGGGCGGCCAGACGACGCATCGCCGACAGCTAACCGCGATTCCCTTTCCCGAGAAGGATCTTCAAGATGA
- a CDS encoding paraquat-inducible protein A, with protein MKSDLSAQPLPLVACPVCGLVCQHDADSHDVVRCPRCRSRLTPSHKDSTAYSSALLVAALIFYIPANVLPVMYTRLFGLGSESTILSGVMDFWHSGDYGIALLIFTASIVIPCMKFLILGLLLFMSRQKSRKAMAERAALYRLTEWVGYWSMLDIVVIGAVSALVRFPPLSEAEPRSGILFFGLVVILTMLSAMSYDPRLIWKGDKK; from the coding sequence ATGAAAAGTGATCTGTCCGCCCAGCCGTTGCCGTTGGTCGCCTGTCCGGTATGCGGCCTCGTTTGCCAGCATGATGCCGACTCGCACGATGTAGTACGTTGCCCACGCTGTCGGTCGCGGCTGACGCCTTCCCACAAAGACAGCACCGCGTACTCTTCTGCGCTGCTGGTTGCCGCGCTGATTTTCTATATCCCCGCCAACGTGTTACCCGTGATGTACACCCGTCTGTTCGGACTGGGGAGCGAAAGCACCATCTTAAGCGGCGTGATGGATTTCTGGCACAGCGGCGACTACGGCATCGCCCTGCTGATCTTTACCGCCAGCATCGTCATCCCCTGTATGAAATTTCTGATTCTTGGCCTGCTGCTCTTCATGTCACGCCAAAAAAGCCGTAAGGCGATGGCCGAGCGCGCCGCGCTGTATCGGCTAACAGAATGGGTGGGCTACTGGTCTATGCTGGATATCGTCGTCATTGGCGCCGTCTCTGCGCTCGTCAGATTTCCTCCCCTGAGTGAAGCGGAACCCCGCAGTGGCATTCTTTTTTTTGGGCTGGTGGTGATACTGACCATGTTATCTGCCATGAGCTATGACCCGCGTCTTATCTGGAAAGGTGACAAAAAATGA
- a CDS encoding paraquat-inducible protein A, translated as MTIYPHLIICPHCDSVHHYRALNPGEAARCTRCQATLYRSGWMHTGHRLALIQTAAILFFIANIYPVLTVSFHALQNTATLWQAALALANGATLPLAIGCFFLLIIAPFLQIMLTGWVLMFANQGRCAPGFIPVMKILLWLRPWSMLEIATLGFLIAAIKLSGFMQVMPGAGCWALAALMLLLVVVNSVDLRPLWSLVPTDGNRSVVSHEK; from the coding sequence ATGACAATCTACCCTCACTTAATTATCTGTCCGCACTGCGACAGCGTGCACCATTACCGGGCGTTAAACCCCGGTGAGGCAGCACGCTGCACGCGCTGTCAGGCCACACTGTATCGTTCAGGCTGGATGCATACCGGACATCGACTGGCGCTGATCCAAACGGCAGCCATCCTGTTTTTTATCGCCAATATCTATCCGGTACTGACCGTCAGTTTTCATGCGCTCCAGAATACGGCAACGCTGTGGCAAGCGGCGCTCGCACTGGCCAACGGTGCGACCCTGCCGCTGGCGATAGGCTGTTTTTTTCTCCTGATTATTGCCCCCTTTCTGCAAATCATGCTGACTGGCTGGGTGCTGATGTTCGCTAATCAAGGCCGCTGCGCCCCCGGTTTTATTCCTGTAATGAAGATACTGCTGTGGCTTCGTCCCTGGAGCATGCTGGAAATTGCGACGTTGGGTTTTCTGATCGCCGCCATCAAGCTCTCCGGTTTTATGCAGGTGATGCCAGGGGCAGGCTGTTGGGCGCTGGCGGCGCTGATGCTGCTGCTCGTCGTCGTCAACAGCGTGGACCTTCGCCCACTGTGGTCGCTGGTGCCCACGGACGGTAACCGCAGCGTGGTCAGCCATGAAAAGTGA
- a CDS encoding DUF3313 domain-containing protein → MFTLSRVARPTVLALAVVLAGCASNPPVRYSGIASSSQLAQNTGEHADRIPYRYTTTVDWKQYTHIIIDPVSIYQGSDNQFNDMSQQDRQSLAAYMQDTFSKTLRSRFNEVTAPAPGTLRLKLTLTGADTTTPVAGTFTKFDLAGGPYNIVQSIRGKEGLLNGSVSYAVEIYDATTNKLLNAYVAKQYPNAMNVSASVGALSAAEVGIDKAAEELADMLK, encoded by the coding sequence ATGTTCACATTATCCCGGGTTGCACGTCCTACCGTATTGGCTCTGGCTGTCGTACTCGCAGGCTGCGCAAGTAATCCCCCCGTGCGCTACAGCGGTATCGCATCGTCGTCGCAATTGGCACAAAACACCGGTGAGCACGCAGATCGCATTCCTTACCGTTACACCACGACCGTCGACTGGAAGCAATACACCCACATCATCATCGATCCCGTCAGCATTTATCAGGGAAGCGACAACCAATTTAATGACATGTCACAGCAGGACAGACAGTCGCTGGCCGCCTATATGCAGGATACGTTCAGTAAAACCTTACGCTCCCGTTTCAACGAAGTGACGGCGCCTGCGCCCGGTACACTGCGGCTGAAACTGACGCTGACGGGCGCCGATACCACGACGCCGGTTGCCGGTACGTTTACCAAATTCGACCTGGCTGGCGGGCCATACAACATCGTGCAATCCATTCGTGGTAAGGAAGGTCTGCTCAACGGATCGGTAAGCTATGCCGTTGAAATTTATGATGCGACGACCAACAAACTACTCAATGCCTATGTCGCGAAGCAGTATCCGAACGCCATGAACGTCAGCGCCAGCGTGGGTGCACTGAGCGCCGCAGAGGTGGGTATCGACAAAGCGGCTGAAGAACTGGCTGACATGCTGAAGTAA
- a CDS encoding chemotaxis protein gives MDNFQKEIDERTNLTSANKFELLLFQLGKSPEGGKSELFGINVFKLREIVPMPTLTKAAGMTSPMLGMVNIRGQIIPVIDLPAVVGSKPETGLNILLITEYARSTQAFAVESVDDIVRLEWSQVLAAEAGISNTYITSIARLDTDKDSNRLALVLDVEQILFDIIPGDRETKLKDAEEKIYPYTPGAIAIVAEDSKVARSLLEQGLTQMGIPFSMHITGQEAWNKIRQIAQEAQSEGRPISDKISLVLTDLEMPEMDGFTLTRNIKREEFLKNIPVVIHSSLSGSANEDHVRNVGADAYVAKFEINELSSAIQTVLNKVRR, from the coding sequence ATGGATAATTTTCAAAAAGAAATCGATGAGAGAACAAACCTCACCTCTGCTAATAAATTTGAACTCTTATTATTCCAGCTGGGCAAATCACCCGAAGGTGGCAAATCTGAGCTGTTTGGCATCAACGTATTTAAACTGCGTGAAATCGTGCCGATGCCGACCTTGACCAAAGCGGCTGGTATGACATCGCCGATGCTGGGTATGGTTAACATTCGTGGGCAAATCATTCCTGTTATCGATCTTCCCGCCGTGGTGGGCAGCAAGCCGGAAACCGGTCTGAACATTCTTCTTATCACTGAGTATGCGCGCAGTACGCAGGCGTTCGCTGTGGAATCGGTCGACGATATCGTTCGTCTGGAATGGAGCCAGGTTTTGGCTGCCGAAGCGGGCATCAGTAACACCTACATCACAAGTATCGCGCGTCTTGATACCGACAAGGACAGCAATCGTCTGGCGCTGGTGCTGGATGTTGAACAGATTCTGTTTGATATCATTCCTGGCGATCGTGAAACCAAGCTCAAGGACGCGGAAGAGAAAATCTACCCTTACACGCCTGGCGCGATTGCGATTGTGGCGGAAGACTCCAAAGTCGCTCGTTCACTGCTTGAACAGGGTCTAACCCAGATGGGCATTCCGTTTAGCATGCACATCACCGGACAGGAAGCCTGGAATAAGATACGGCAAATCGCGCAAGAAGCGCAGTCGGAAGGCCGACCTATCTCGGACAAAATTTCACTTGTCCTGACCGACCTGGAAATGCCGGAAATGGACGGCTTTACGCTGACCAGAAATATCAAACGTGAAGAATTCCTGAAGAATATCCCTGTGGTGATTCACTCTTCACTGTCCGGCAGCGCGAACGAAGATCACGTGCGTAATGTTGGCGCGGATGCCTATGTGGCGAAATTCGAAATCAACGAGCTGTCGTCGGCGATTCAGACTGTACTGAATAAAGTACGTCGTTAA
- a CDS encoding TonB-dependent siderophore receptor: protein MHKQQFHTIKPLALIVAGLLGAHLGTAQAADEDVMTVKATAEQELKQQPGVSIITADDIKKAPPVNDLSDIIRKMPGVNLTGNSATGARGNNRQIDLRGMGPENTLILIDGRPVTSRNAIRYAWDGERDTRGDTNWVPVEEVERIEVIRGPAAARYGSGAAGGVVNIITKRPSTVWAGSLSLYGNQPENSKEGATRRANINLSGPLAGDALTMRLYGNINKTDSDSWDINRNQNGSAAAGREGVRNKDLNTLLSWKLSPQQIVDVEAGYSRQGNIYTGDTQFSGGGVIPESLAKSGAETNRLYRQNYAITHNGIWDWGQSKLGIAYDQTNNTRLDEGLFGRFEGSINSDRYSTSRLKNLRINSELNIPLELWAEQTLTLGAEWNREQLNDPSSSSYTGDSRDTLPGTSVNPAQRSSKNSAELSALYFEDNIEVVPGTKVIPGLRFDYHDKFGGNYSPSLNIQQELGEMFSVKAGIARAFKAPNLYQSSTGYLLYSRGNGCPFGVDYNNGGGCYLAGNDNLDPEISVNKEIGLEFKHAGWQAGVTYFRNDYKNKIVSGTDILGLTQSNAAILRWENGGKALVEGLEANLLVPVIEDTLDWSTNATYMIESKNKDTGNPLSIIPKYTVNTQLDWQATDKLSANVSWTMYGKQKPRQYATNWTEYNSGLSSREIGSYSVAGVGVNYQFSKNLRVNAGISNLLDKQIYREAKGASTYNEPGRAYYAGVTTSF from the coding sequence ATGCACAAACAGCAATTCCATACCATAAAGCCACTGGCACTGATCGTTGCCGGACTACTCGGTGCACACTTAGGCACGGCGCAGGCCGCCGACGAGGATGTGATGACCGTCAAGGCCACCGCTGAGCAGGAATTAAAACAGCAACCCGGAGTGTCGATCATCACGGCGGACGATATTAAAAAAGCGCCGCCCGTTAACGATCTCTCCGACATTATCCGTAAGATGCCGGGCGTGAACCTCACAGGCAATAGCGCCACCGGGGCCAGAGGCAACAACCGCCAGATCGATCTGCGCGGAATGGGGCCGGAAAATACGCTGATTCTCATTGACGGTCGCCCGGTGACCTCACGTAACGCGATTCGCTACGCCTGGGATGGCGAACGGGATACCCGAGGCGACACTAACTGGGTGCCGGTAGAAGAAGTGGAACGCATTGAAGTCATCCGTGGCCCAGCGGCAGCGCGCTACGGTTCCGGTGCGGCTGGCGGCGTGGTGAACATCATCACCAAGCGCCCGTCCACCGTCTGGGCCGGCTCGCTCTCGCTGTACGGCAATCAGCCAGAAAACAGCAAAGAAGGTGCCACACGCCGCGCCAATATCAACCTGAGCGGCCCGCTGGCCGGTGATGCGCTCACCATGCGCCTGTACGGCAATATCAATAAAACCGATTCCGACAGTTGGGATATCAACCGTAACCAGAACGGTTCTGCCGCGGCCGGACGCGAAGGTGTGCGTAATAAAGACCTCAATACGCTGCTGTCCTGGAAACTCTCACCGCAGCAGATCGTTGATGTTGAAGCGGGCTATAGCCGTCAGGGCAATATCTATACCGGCGATACACAATTCAGCGGCGGAGGGGTCATCCCCGAAAGTCTGGCAAAAAGCGGAGCGGAAACCAATCGACTGTACCGCCAGAATTATGCCATTACGCACAACGGTATCTGGGATTGGGGACAATCCAAGCTGGGTATTGCTTACGACCAAACCAATAACACCCGGCTTGACGAAGGATTGTTCGGCCGCTTTGAAGGCTCAATCAATAGCGATCGCTACAGTACCAGCCGTTTGAAGAATCTGCGCATTAACAGCGAACTGAATATCCCGCTTGAACTTTGGGCCGAGCAAACGCTCACACTAGGCGCAGAGTGGAATCGAGAGCAGTTAAACGACCCCTCCTCCAGCAGCTACACAGGAGACAGCCGAGATACGCTCCCCGGTACATCCGTCAACCCTGCTCAGCGCAGCAGTAAAAACAGCGCAGAGCTCAGTGCGCTCTATTTTGAAGACAACATCGAAGTTGTGCCCGGTACCAAAGTGATCCCCGGCCTGCGTTTCGATTATCACGATAAATTTGGCGGCAATTATAGCCCCAGCCTGAACATCCAACAGGAGCTGGGCGAGATGTTCAGCGTGAAAGCCGGTATCGCGCGCGCCTTTAAAGCACCAAACCTTTATCAATCCTCTACCGGTTATTTGCTTTATTCGCGCGGTAACGGCTGCCCGTTCGGCGTGGATTATAATAACGGCGGCGGCTGCTATCTGGCGGGCAATGACAATCTGGATCCTGAAATCAGCGTCAACAAAGAAATCGGGCTGGAATTCAAACATGCCGGCTGGCAGGCGGGCGTAACCTATTTCCGTAATGACTATAAAAACAAGATTGTTTCCGGCACCGATATCCTCGGGCTGACGCAGTCAAATGCGGCGATTTTGCGTTGGGAGAATGGCGGTAAAGCGCTGGTGGAAGGGCTCGAAGCCAACCTGTTGGTACCCGTGATCGAAGACACGCTGGACTGGAGCACCAACGCCACCTATATGATTGAATCGAAAAATAAAGACACCGGCAATCCGCTGTCGATCATCCCGAAATACACCGTCAATACCCAGTTGGACTGGCAGGCTACGGACAAGCTGTCTGCCAACGTTAGCTGGACAATGTACGGCAAGCAAAAACCGCGTCAGTACGCGACGAACTGGACAGAGTACAACAGCGGGCTTTCCTCACGCGAAATCGGCAGCTACTCCGTTGCGGGCGTCGGGGTGAACTACCAATTCAGCAAGAACCTGCGCGTCAATGCCGGTATCAGTAACCTGCTTGATAAGCAGATTTATCGCGAGGCGAAAGGCGCTTCCACCTATAACGAACCGGGACGTGCCTACTATGCGGGGGTAACGACCTCATTCTGA
- a CDS encoding TetR family transcriptional regulator has product MTDQSKIQGNVMARKKTIRNDRILDAAEQVLLRDGVHRFTLDAVAAEAGISKGGLVYSFPSKDQLIMTMLSRELARFEQEAQQQTARYANQPHADVLGHITAIGQEEDETTSRAVGLLTALVHSPAMLEPVREFYRTRLDRLRDATPTMQRIRLAFLATEGVFLLQGLGFVTLDREERQTMIDDAKSLFQPDARTSTATAQVTADRCTAPPAPTTAYSRKMPLMPVGETLSEQAIAWLAEKGVTPSGTGLEAVHSRAAHIVETATNIIKRDGISALTHRAVASEAHVPLGSTTYHFNSLDDMLNAVMRSAIALFRDDMFSWFHQRRHDDPRDVLTDFVMRGIEDIDDLAREYELFTAAISRPSLRPIALEWSNTVVAIIKVVAPDSAALPLGTLLNGFFIRALLEKHERTLPRDLVYQSVSALYNAFR; this is encoded by the coding sequence ATGACTGACCAGTCGAAAATACAAGGCAATGTGATGGCGCGCAAAAAAACCATTCGAAACGATCGGATTCTGGACGCCGCAGAACAGGTGCTGCTGCGCGATGGCGTGCATCGTTTTACGTTAGATGCCGTTGCCGCCGAAGCGGGCATTAGCAAAGGCGGACTGGTTTACAGCTTTCCCAGTAAAGACCAGCTGATCATGACCATGCTGTCGCGTGAGTTGGCACGTTTTGAGCAGGAGGCGCAGCAGCAAACCGCACGCTACGCCAACCAGCCTCACGCCGATGTACTGGGCCATATTACGGCGATAGGTCAGGAAGAAGACGAGACAACATCGCGCGCGGTGGGTCTGCTCACCGCGCTGGTTCACTCCCCCGCTATGCTGGAACCCGTGCGGGAATTTTATCGCACCCGACTGGATCGGCTGCGTGACGCCACGCCGACCATGCAGCGTATCCGTCTGGCATTTCTCGCCACAGAAGGCGTTTTTCTGTTACAGGGACTGGGCTTCGTGACGCTGGATCGCGAGGAACGGCAGACGATGATTGATGATGCCAAATCCTTGTTCCAACCAGACGCTCGCACCAGCACGGCAACCGCACAGGTCACCGCTGATCGCTGCACAGCGCCGCCAGCCCCCACCACTGCTTACTCGCGAAAAATGCCCCTCATGCCGGTCGGAGAAACACTCTCTGAACAGGCGATCGCCTGGCTGGCAGAGAAAGGCGTCACGCCAAGCGGCACTGGGTTGGAAGCGGTGCATTCCCGTGCGGCGCATATTGTCGAAACGGCCACGAATATCATCAAACGTGACGGTATTAGTGCATTAACGCACCGCGCTGTCGCGAGTGAAGCCCACGTACCGTTAGGGTCGACTACCTACCATTTTAACAGCCTGGACGACATGCTAAATGCCGTGATGCGCAGTGCGATTGCCCTGTTTCGCGATGATATGTTTAGCTGGTTTCATCAGCGTCGCCACGACGACCCGCGCGATGTCCTGACCGATTTTGTCATGCGCGGCATCGAGGATATTGACGATCTGGCGCGCGAGTACGAGTTATTTACCGCTGCCATTTCGCGTCCTTCCCTGCGTCCCATCGCGCTCGAATGGTCTAATACCGTTGTCGCCATCATCAAGGTGGTCGCTCCCGACAGCGCCGCGCTGCCGCTGGGTACGCTACTGAACGGTTTTTTCATCCGCGCACTGCTGGAAAAACACGAGCGCACGCTGCCGCGTGATCTGGTTTATCAGTCGGTTTCAGCACTGTATAACGCCTTTCGCTAA